A stretch of the Bacillus sp. B-jedd genome encodes the following:
- a CDS encoding YlmH family RNA-binding protein, whose amino-acid sequence MNIYQHFRPSEREFIDKVLQWKNQVETMYTPKLTDFLDPREQFILKALVGESGDIRMELSGGPSFAERKRALLLPDYAMSTPDDFQISLLEIHYPAKFVTVEHPHVLGSLMSLGLKRGKFGDILAAEGRIQFLCANEVSDFVKMNLESIGRASVTLKEASLDDVLHSDETWVEMPETVSSLRLDTVLAAIHNLSRQKSQLLITQGLVKVNWEEVDAPSFECGEGDMISARGYGRARLNSIEGKTKKDKWRIIAAKHK is encoded by the coding sequence ATGAATATTTATCAGCATTTCAGGCCAAGTGAAAGGGAATTTATCGACAAGGTGCTTCAATGGAAGAACCAGGTTGAAACGATGTATACCCCGAAGCTTACGGACTTTTTGGACCCAAGGGAACAGTTCATATTAAAGGCACTCGTTGGCGAAAGCGGGGATATCCGTATGGAACTGTCGGGCGGCCCTTCTTTTGCTGAGCGCAAGAGGGCCCTTCTGCTTCCGGATTATGCAATGTCCACGCCGGATGACTTTCAAATCAGCCTTCTGGAGATTCATTACCCGGCGAAATTCGTGACGGTTGAGCATCCCCATGTGTTGGGAAGCCTTATGTCGCTCGGTCTTAAAAGGGGAAAATTTGGCGATATACTGGCAGCAGAGGGCAGGATTCAATTTTTATGCGCCAATGAAGTGTCCGATTTTGTCAAAATGAATCTCGAGTCAATAGGAAGGGCCTCTGTGACCCTGAAGGAAGCTTCCTTGGATGACGTTCTTCACTCCGACGAAACGTGGGTGGAAATGCCGGAGACTGTCAGCTCGCTTAGGCTGGATACAGTCCTTGCCGCGATTCATAACCTGTCAAGACAGAAATCCCAGCTGCTAATTACGCAGGGCCTGGTGAAGGTGAACTGGGAGGAAGTCGATGCCCCTTCATTCGAATGCGGGGAAGGCGACATGATATCAGCCAGGGGCTATGGCAGGGCGCGACTGAACTCCATCGAAGGAAAAACTAAAAAAGATAAATGGCGGATCATTGCCGCGAAGCATAAATAA
- a CDS encoding DivIVA domain-containing protein: protein MPLTPLDIHNKEFTKGFRGYDEDEVNEFLDQVIKDYELILREKKELEERLNDMNDRLGHFTNIEETLNKSIIVAQEAAEEVRRIAQKEAKLIIKEAEKNADRIVNESLSKARKIALEIEDLKKQSKVFRTRFKMLIEAQLDLINNDDWDHLLSYELDATELKATEEEDSLA from the coding sequence ATGCCATTAACGCCGTTGGATATACACAATAAGGAATTCACGAAAGGATTCCGGGGTTATGATGAAGATGAGGTAAATGAATTCCTTGATCAAGTCATCAAAGACTATGAACTGATTCTTAGGGAGAAAAAGGAATTGGAAGAGCGCCTGAATGATATGAATGACCGTCTTGGCCATTTTACCAATATTGAGGAAACGCTGAACAAATCCATTATTGTCGCGCAAGAAGCTGCCGAAGAAGTAAGAAGAATCGCTCAGAAAGAAGCGAAGCTGATTATAAAGGAAGCTGAAAAGAACGCAGACAGGATTGTGAATGAATCTTTATCCAAGGCTCGCAAAATCGCATTGGAAATCGAGGATCTGAAAAAACAGTCCAAGGTTTTCCGGACCCGTTTTAAAATGCTGATTGAAGCCCAGCTGGATTTGATTAATAATGATGATTGGGACCATCTGCTAAGCTATGAACTGGATGCGACCGAATTGAAGGCGACTGAGGAAGAAGATTCGCTCGCTTGA
- the ileS gene encoding isoleucine--tRNA ligase — MDYKDTLLMPKTDFPMRGNLPKREPEIQAKWEEKDIYKMVQERTKGRPVYVLHDGPPYANGDIHMGHALNKILKDFIVRHKSMTGYQAPYVPGWDTHGLPIEQALANKGVKRKEMTTAEFRQLCTEYALGQIDSQRTQFKRLGVRGDWENPYITLKPEYEAQQIKVFGEMAKKGYIYKGKKPVYWSPSSESALAEAEIEYKDKRSPSIYVAFKVKDGKGVLDTDTSIVIWTTTPWTIPANLGISVHPDLSYVVVSVDGKKYLLAEALLEAAAKEIGWDNYEVEQKVNGKELEYIVASHPIYGRDSLVMLGEHVTTDAGTGCVHTAPGHGEDDFQIGRKYGLDVLCPVDDKGVMTSEAEGFEGLFYDEANKPITEALDKAGALLKLSFITHSYPHDWRTKKPVIFRATAQWFASIKDFRNELLEAIKETEWVPAWGETRLFNMVRDRGDWCISRQRVWGVPIPVFYAENGEPIITDETIDHVSNLFREYGSNIWFEKEAKELLPEGFTHPGSPNGQFTKETDIMDVWFDSGSSHQAVLEERDDLVRPADLYLEGSDQYRGWFNSSLSTAVAVTGKAPYKGVLSHGFVLDGEGRKMSKSLGNVMIPAKIMNQLGADILRLWVASVDYQSDVRVSEPILKQVAEVYRKIRNTFRFLLGNLADFNPETDALRYEELREVDQFMLVKLNKLIKQVRTSYEKYEFSGIYHAVNNFCTLDLSAFYLDFAKDVLYIEKADNKERRAIQTVLYESLVALTKLVSPILSHTADEVWEFIPGVGEESVQLTDMPDYEEFENADALMKKWTAFMKLRDDVLKALEEARNEKVIGKSLTAKVTLYVNEESRALLNSIDEDMKQLFIVSGFEVAGTLEQAPENALQLETAAIVVTKAEGETCERCWVVSKEVGSNPEHPTLCPRCASVVKESSSAQDGE; from the coding sequence ATGGATTACAAAGACACGTTATTAATGCCGAAAACGGATTTCCCGATGCGAGGCAATCTCCCAAAAAGGGAACCGGAAATCCAAGCGAAGTGGGAAGAAAAGGATATCTATAAAATGGTGCAGGAACGGACAAAAGGAAGGCCGGTTTATGTCCTTCATGATGGCCCTCCATATGCGAATGGTGATATCCATATGGGGCATGCCCTCAATAAAATCCTTAAGGACTTCATTGTCCGCCATAAATCGATGACAGGCTACCAGGCGCCTTATGTGCCAGGCTGGGATACACACGGCCTGCCAATTGAGCAGGCATTGGCGAACAAAGGTGTAAAACGGAAAGAAATGACTACTGCTGAATTCAGGCAACTCTGCACCGAATACGCGCTCGGCCAAATTGACAGCCAGAGGACTCAGTTTAAGCGCCTTGGTGTCCGCGGTGACTGGGAAAACCCATATATCACCCTAAAGCCTGAATATGAAGCACAGCAAATTAAAGTATTCGGGGAAATGGCCAAGAAAGGGTATATTTATAAAGGCAAAAAGCCTGTCTATTGGTCGCCGTCTAGTGAATCAGCTCTTGCAGAAGCCGAAATCGAATATAAAGACAAAAGGTCCCCTTCGATTTATGTCGCTTTTAAAGTGAAAGACGGCAAAGGGGTATTGGATACGGATACGAGCATCGTCATTTGGACGACGACTCCGTGGACAATCCCGGCAAACCTGGGAATTTCCGTCCATCCAGACCTTTCCTATGTCGTTGTTTCAGTCGATGGGAAAAAATATCTTCTCGCTGAAGCGCTGCTTGAAGCCGCTGCAAAAGAAATCGGCTGGGACAATTACGAGGTAGAACAAAAGGTAAACGGAAAAGAACTTGAATATATTGTTGCTTCCCACCCAATTTATGGGCGTGATTCGCTTGTTATGCTAGGGGAGCATGTGACCACGGATGCCGGTACCGGCTGTGTCCATACTGCGCCAGGCCACGGGGAGGACGATTTCCAGATTGGCCGAAAATATGGCCTTGACGTCCTTTGCCCAGTTGATGACAAAGGGGTTATGACGTCCGAAGCAGAAGGGTTTGAAGGGTTATTCTATGATGAAGCCAATAAACCGATCACAGAAGCTCTTGATAAAGCGGGAGCCCTTCTGAAGCTGTCATTCATCACCCACTCCTATCCTCACGACTGGAGAACGAAAAAACCGGTTATCTTCCGTGCAACAGCCCAATGGTTCGCTTCTATAAAGGATTTCCGTAATGAATTACTTGAAGCGATCAAGGAAACCGAATGGGTTCCGGCCTGGGGAGAAACCCGACTCTTCAACATGGTCCGGGATCGAGGCGACTGGTGTATTTCACGTCAGCGAGTGTGGGGAGTGCCGATTCCTGTATTTTACGCTGAAAACGGCGAACCGATTATTACCGATGAAACGATTGACCATGTTTCAAACTTGTTCCGTGAATATGGTTCAAATATCTGGTTTGAAAAAGAAGCAAAGGAACTGCTGCCAGAGGGATTCACTCATCCTGGTTCACCGAATGGCCAGTTCACAAAGGAAACGGATATCATGGATGTCTGGTTTGACTCCGGTTCTTCCCATCAAGCTGTGCTTGAGGAAAGAGATGACCTTGTCAGGCCGGCTGACTTATATCTTGAAGGCTCTGATCAGTATCGTGGCTGGTTCAACTCATCACTTTCCACTGCTGTCGCAGTGACGGGGAAAGCACCTTACAAGGGTGTCCTGAGCCATGGGTTCGTCCTTGATGGCGAAGGAAGGAAAATGAGTAAATCACTTGGGAATGTCATGATTCCTGCAAAAATCATGAACCAACTCGGCGCGGATATCCTTCGCCTCTGGGTCGCTTCTGTTGATTATCAGTCCGATGTCCGGGTATCAGAACCGATACTGAAGCAAGTTGCGGAAGTTTACCGGAAGATAAGGAATACATTCAGATTCCTGCTGGGGAATCTTGCTGATTTCAATCCGGAAACAGATGCGCTCCGCTATGAGGAACTTCGGGAAGTCGATCAATTTATGCTTGTAAAGCTGAATAAATTGATTAAACAAGTAAGGACCTCATATGAGAAATATGAATTCTCAGGGATTTATCATGCTGTCAATAATTTCTGTACGCTCGACCTAAGCGCCTTCTATCTTGATTTTGCAAAAGATGTCTTGTATATCGAAAAAGCTGATAATAAAGAGCGCCGTGCAATCCAGACCGTTCTATATGAATCACTTGTCGCTTTGACTAAGCTTGTCTCTCCAATCCTTTCGCATACTGCGGATGAGGTATGGGAATTCATTCCCGGAGTCGGGGAAGAAAGCGTCCAGCTGACTGATATGCCTGATTACGAAGAGTTCGAAAATGCTGATGCGCTCATGAAAAAGTGGACCGCTTTCATGAAGTTACGGGATGATGTCCTAAAAGCGCTTGAAGAGGCGAGAAATGAAAAAGTCATTGGTAAATCGCTGACTGCTAAAGTCACGCTCTATGTGAATGAAGAGAGCAGGGCGCTCCTCAATTCTATCGATGAAGATATGAAACAGCTTTTCATCGTTTCAGGCTTTGAAGTGGCCGGAACGCTTGAACAAGCGCCTGAAAACGCCTTGCAGCTTGAAACCGCGGCGATTGTTGTCACAAAAGCCGAAGGGGAAACGTGCGAAAGGTGCTGGGTTGTTTCCAAAGAAGTGGGCAGCAATCCTGAACATCCAACTCTTTGCCCACGCTGCGCTAGCGTAGTGAAGGAATCTTCGTCTGCGCAAGACGGTGAATAA
- the lspA gene encoding signal peptidase II produces the protein MWRVHLVFYYIIAAFIIILDQFTKWLIVKNMNIGDSIPVIEDFLYITSHRNRGAAWGILQGQMWLFYVITIIVIIGIVYYIRKAARGNALLGVSLGFMLGGAIGNFIDRVYRQEVVDFIHTYIFSYNFPVFNIADSALVIGVFLLMIQMLKEEREGKKEKSYGKNGTHHP, from the coding sequence ATGTGGAGGGTTCACTTAGTGTTTTACTATATTATTGCGGCATTCATTATTATTCTCGACCAATTTACCAAGTGGCTGATTGTTAAGAATATGAATATAGGCGATAGCATTCCGGTTATCGAAGATTTCCTCTATATTACCTCGCATCGTAACCGCGGCGCGGCCTGGGGAATCCTTCAAGGGCAAATGTGGCTGTTTTATGTGATAACAATTATTGTCATCATCGGAATAGTCTACTACATCCGGAAAGCGGCGCGCGGAAATGCTCTGTTAGGGGTATCGCTCGGTTTTATGCTGGGCGGGGCCATCGGCAATTTTATTGACCGGGTTTACAGGCAGGAAGTGGTTGATTTCATCCACACGTATATTTTCAGTTACAATTTCCCAGTATTCAACATAGCGGACTCCGCCCTGGTCATTGGTGTATTTCTCTTAATGATCCAAATGCTAAAGGAAGAGCGGGAAGGAAAAAAGGAGAAATCATATGGAAAAAATGGTACACACCATCCTTGA
- a CDS encoding RluA family pseudouridine synthase, which produces MEKMVHTILENQKGDRIDKAVSTLNEEWSRTQVQQWIKDGNVLVNGKPVKTNYKCAENDVIEITVPEPEELDAIPEQMELDIYYEDADVLVVNKPKGLVVHPAPGHLTGTLVNGLMYHCKDLSGINGVLRPGIVHRIDKDTSGLLMVAKNDMAHESLVNQLVEKSVKRKYKAIVHGNIPHDYGTVDAPLGRDPKDRQSMTVVDNGKHAVTHFEVIERFGDFTFIECQLETGRTHQIRVHMKYIGYPLAGDPKYGPKKTLDLGGQALHAGVLGFKHPRTGEYLEFEAPLPAYFDKLLEDLRINN; this is translated from the coding sequence ATGGAAAAAATGGTACACACCATCCTTGAAAACCAAAAGGGTGACAGAATCGACAAAGCAGTATCAACTTTAAATGAGGAATGGTCCCGAACCCAAGTCCAGCAATGGATAAAGGACGGAAATGTTCTCGTGAATGGAAAACCGGTAAAAACAAACTATAAATGCGCTGAGAATGATGTAATTGAAATAACGGTACCTGAGCCGGAAGAGCTTGATGCCATTCCGGAACAAATGGAACTTGATATTTATTATGAAGATGCCGACGTCCTAGTCGTTAACAAGCCGAAAGGGTTGGTAGTCCATCCAGCGCCAGGGCATTTAACAGGGACACTTGTGAATGGGCTGATGTACCATTGCAAAGACCTGTCAGGAATTAATGGTGTCTTAAGGCCAGGGATTGTCCATCGGATTGATAAAGATACGTCAGGGCTATTGATGGTTGCAAAAAATGATATGGCCCATGAAAGCCTTGTGAATCAGCTGGTTGAAAAATCAGTGAAAAGGAAATACAAAGCGATAGTCCATGGGAATATCCCCCATGACTACGGTACTGTGGATGCCCCGTTGGGACGGGATCCTAAAGACAGGCAGAGTATGACGGTAGTCGATAACGGCAAGCATGCCGTCACTCATTTCGAAGTCATCGAGCGGTTTGGCGATTTTACTTTTATTGAATGCCAGCTTGAAACAGGCAGGACCCACCAGATAAGGGTTCATATGAAATATATCGGTTATCCTCTCGCTGGTGATCCCAAATATGGCCCTAAAAAAACACTCGATTTGGGAGGGCAGGCGCTTCATGCTGGAGTTTTAGGCTTCAAACATCCGCGGACCGGTGAGTATCTCGAGTTTGAGGCTCCGCTGCCAGCATATTTCGACAAATTACTTGAAGATTTACGCATAAATAATTGA
- the pyrR gene encoding bifunctional pyr operon transcriptional regulator/uracil phosphoribosyltransferase PyrR, with translation MGQKAIVLDEQAIRRALTRIAHQIIEKNKGIEDCVIVGIRTRGIYIAERLAERIMQIEGTPIATGELDITLYRDDLTKVTEDEEPHVKGSDIPGGVKDKKVILVDDVLYTGRTVRAGMDAIMDLGRPAQIQLAVLVDRGHRELPIRADYVGKNIPTSSSERIVVELAEKDGSDQVSIYE, from the coding sequence ATGGGCCAAAAGGCAATTGTCCTGGATGAACAGGCAATCAGGAGGGCGCTCACGAGGATTGCCCACCAGATTATTGAGAAAAACAAAGGCATTGAGGATTGTGTCATTGTCGGCATAAGGACAAGGGGAATATATATCGCGGAACGGCTTGCCGAAAGGATCATGCAGATTGAAGGAACGCCAATCGCCACAGGCGAGCTTGATATCACCCTTTACCGGGATGATCTGACAAAGGTGACCGAGGACGAGGAACCCCATGTGAAAGGATCTGATATCCCCGGCGGAGTAAAGGACAAAAAAGTCATCCTTGTAGACGATGTACTCTACACTGGAAGGACTGTGAGAGCCGGAATGGATGCCATCATGGATCTCGGGCGTCCAGCACAAATCCAATTGGCTGTATTGGTCGACCGCGGCCATCGCGAATTGCCGATAAGGGCCGATTATGTCGGCAAAAACATCCCGACATCAAGCTCTGAAAGGATTGTCGTGGAACTTGCAGAAAAAGATGGATCCGATCAGGTAAGCATTTATGAGTAA
- a CDS encoding solute carrier family 23 protein: MNRPILDVNEKPSLGQLITLSLQHLFAMFGATILVPYLVDLSPAIALISSGLGTLAFLMITKWQVPAYLGSSFAFIVPIIGAKAVGGPGGAMIGSFMAGLVYGIVALIIKKAGHRWIMNLLPPIVVGPVIMVIGLSMAGTAVGMAMNTMNGPENYSMLHFSAALITLIATIVFSIYGKGTLSIIPILAGIVVGYVYSLAVGLVDFKPVIDAKLFVMPDFIIPFVDYKIKITLDLALLMVPVAIVTISEHIGHQLVLSKVVGRDYIKQPGLHRSILGDGTATMISALIGGPPKTTYGENIGVLAITRVYSVYVIAGAAVAAIIFGFSGTITALIHSIPTAVMGGVSILLFGIIASSGLRMLVDNKIDFGNSRNLIVSSVILVVGIGGAFIKITSGFQIQGMALAAILGVLLNLILPGREQVKEDMFDAS; the protein is encoded by the coding sequence ATGAATAGACCGATTCTTGATGTAAATGAAAAACCAAGCTTGGGGCAATTAATTACTTTAAGCTTACAGCACTTATTCGCCATGTTCGGCGCAACCATACTCGTTCCCTACCTAGTCGATTTAAGTCCGGCGATCGCCCTTATCTCGAGCGGGCTAGGTACACTGGCTTTCCTAATGATTACAAAATGGCAAGTCCCTGCCTACCTTGGTTCTTCCTTCGCTTTCATCGTTCCGATCATTGGTGCAAAAGCTGTCGGCGGCCCTGGCGGGGCAATGATTGGGAGCTTCATGGCTGGTCTTGTGTATGGCATTGTCGCCCTCATTATTAAAAAGGCCGGCCATCGCTGGATTATGAACCTGCTGCCACCAATTGTTGTCGGACCTGTCATCATGGTTATCGGACTTTCCATGGCAGGGACCGCAGTCGGGATGGCAATGAATACGATGAATGGCCCCGAGAATTACAGCATGCTTCACTTCTCCGCGGCCTTGATTACACTCATTGCGACTATCGTCTTCTCCATTTATGGAAAAGGGACGTTAAGCATCATACCGATTTTAGCGGGCATCGTCGTCGGTTATGTGTATTCCCTGGCAGTGGGGCTGGTTGATTTTAAACCGGTAATAGATGCGAAACTTTTCGTAATGCCTGATTTCATCATCCCATTTGTGGATTATAAAATAAAAATTACGCTGGACCTAGCCCTTTTGATGGTTCCTGTCGCGATTGTGACAATTTCAGAGCATATCGGCCACCAGCTTGTTCTCAGCAAGGTAGTCGGCCGCGATTACATTAAACAGCCCGGCCTTCACCGCTCCATTTTGGGTGACGGTACGGCTACGATGATTTCCGCCCTGATTGGCGGACCGCCGAAAACCACCTATGGTGAAAACATTGGAGTCCTTGCGATTACAAGGGTGTATAGCGTGTATGTCATCGCTGGCGCGGCTGTAGCAGCCATTATTTTCGGATTCAGCGGAACGATTACAGCGCTGATCCACTCGATTCCGACAGCCGTCATGGGCGGCGTCTCCATCCTGTTATTCGGTATCATCGCTTCTTCCGGCCTAAGGATGCTTGTTGACAACAAAATCGATTTTGGCAACAGCAGAAATCTGATCGTTTCATCGGTCATCCTCGTAGTCGGCATCGGAGGGGCATTCATCAAGATAACGAGCGGCTTCCAAATCCAAGGCATGGCGCTCGCGGCAATCCTTGGGGTATTGCTGAACCTGATCCTGCCTGGCAGGGAACAGGTAAAGGAAGACATGTTCGACGCTTCATAG
- a CDS encoding aspartate carbamoyltransferase catalytic subunit yields MKHLLTMADLQPEEIHTLIDEAEGFSKGAIWTPQRQAFVSNLFFEPSTRTKCSFEVAQRKLGLEVIQFEASASSALKGETLYDTVRTLESIGVDAAIIRHPADQYYEELLEGCRIPILNAGDGCGHHPTQSLLDLMTIKQEFGRFAGLKVAIVGDIRHSRVAHSNAVALKKLGAEVVFSGPPEWFDENITYESIDSAVRTADVVMLLRIQHERHERHSGVSKEDYHREYGLTLERERLMKPGSIIMHPAPVNRDVEIASSLVESPRSRIFKQMENGVYVRMAVLKRSLSQKTGGKYHEAFAEKRAVAR; encoded by the coding sequence ATCAAGCATTTACTAACAATGGCTGACTTGCAGCCGGAAGAAATCCACACACTGATTGATGAAGCAGAAGGGTTTTCAAAAGGGGCAATCTGGACTCCGCAAAGGCAGGCATTTGTTTCGAATCTTTTCTTTGAACCAAGCACAAGGACGAAGTGCAGCTTCGAAGTTGCACAAAGAAAACTTGGCCTTGAAGTCATCCAGTTCGAGGCGAGCGCATCTAGCGCGCTAAAAGGCGAAACGCTTTATGACACGGTCCGCACATTGGAATCGATCGGGGTAGATGCGGCTATCATCCGCCATCCTGCCGACCAATACTACGAAGAACTCCTTGAAGGCTGCAGGATTCCAATCCTGAATGCAGGGGATGGCTGCGGCCACCACCCGACCCAATCGCTCTTGGATCTTATGACAATCAAGCAGGAGTTTGGCAGGTTCGCAGGCTTGAAGGTTGCGATTGTTGGAGACATCAGGCATAGCAGGGTTGCCCATTCCAATGCCGTCGCATTGAAAAAACTTGGCGCGGAAGTTGTTTTCTCCGGCCCTCCGGAGTGGTTCGACGAGAATATTACTTATGAATCGATTGATAGTGCAGTCAGAACCGCGGATGTCGTTATGCTTCTCAGGATCCAGCATGAGCGGCATGAGAGGCATTCGGGAGTATCGAAAGAAGATTACCATCGCGAGTACGGACTTACCCTTGAAAGGGAAAGGCTAATGAAACCTGGCAGCATTATTATGCATCCGGCACCTGTCAACAGGGATGTCGAAATCGCCTCCAGCCTGGTGGAATCGCCTCGTTCGAGAATTTTTAAACAGATGGAAAATGGCGTTTATGTCCGGATGGCTGTCCTAAAAAGGTCTTTGTCGCAAAAAACAGGAGGTAAATACCATGAAGCTTTTGCTGAAAAACGTGCAGTTGCACGATAA
- a CDS encoding dihydroorotase → MKLLLKNVQLHDKSAEFNQTDILIENGKIAKICRDLNVEADQIIDGAGYLAAPGFIDLHVHLREPGGEKKETIETGTLAAAKGGFTTVAAMPNTRPVPDSKEQLDWLQDRIAKTTAVRVLPYASITVRELGRELTNFKELKESGAFAFTDDGVGVQTAAMMLEAMKQAAALDMAIVAHCEEDSLINKGCVHEGAFSKKYNLPGIPSVCESVHISRDVLLAEAAGCHYHVCHISTKESVRTVRDAKRAGIKVTAEVTPHHLLMSEDDIPNLDANYKMNPPLRSKEDQLALIEGLLDGTIDFIATDHAPHTKEEKSEGMQLAPFGITGLETAFPLLYTNMVEKGIFTLYELIEYLTTKPALAFGLPFGKLEAGAPADIVLLDLKEEKEIKPEEFLSKGKNTPFGGWKCKGWPVVTIAGGNIVWESERTPSSVN, encoded by the coding sequence ATGAAGCTTTTGCTGAAAAACGTGCAGTTGCACGATAAATCTGCTGAATTTAATCAAACTGATATTTTAATAGAAAACGGAAAGATCGCGAAAATCTGCCGGGACCTTAATGTGGAAGCTGACCAGATAATTGATGGAGCGGGATACTTGGCCGCTCCCGGTTTCATCGATCTTCACGTCCACCTCCGCGAGCCTGGCGGAGAAAAGAAAGAGACAATTGAAACAGGAACACTTGCTGCGGCAAAGGGTGGTTTTACAACTGTCGCGGCGATGCCGAATACAAGGCCTGTGCCGGATTCAAAGGAACAGCTTGACTGGCTTCAGGACCGGATCGCCAAAACCACCGCTGTCAGGGTGTTGCCTTACGCGTCGATTACAGTCCGGGAACTAGGCAGGGAGCTAACAAATTTCAAGGAATTGAAGGAAAGCGGCGCTTTTGCGTTTACAGATGACGGGGTCGGCGTCCAGACGGCGGCAATGATGCTCGAGGCAATGAAGCAGGCTGCCGCGCTTGATATGGCAATCGTTGCCCATTGCGAAGAAGATTCGTTAATCAACAAAGGCTGTGTCCATGAAGGTGCGTTTTCAAAAAAATATAACCTGCCAGGAATTCCTTCTGTATGTGAAAGTGTACATATTTCAAGGGATGTGTTGCTTGCAGAGGCTGCTGGCTGCCATTACCACGTTTGCCATATCAGTACAAAGGAATCAGTCCGTACTGTACGCGATGCGAAGAGGGCGGGGATTAAAGTAACCGCTGAAGTGACTCCGCACCACTTGCTGATGTCGGAAGACGATATACCTAACCTGGATGCCAATTATAAAATGAATCCGCCCCTCCGTTCCAAGGAAGACCAATTGGCGTTGATTGAAGGCCTCCTGGACGGTACAATCGATTTTATTGCCACTGACCATGCACCGCATACTAAAGAAGAAAAATCAGAGGGTATGCAACTTGCGCCATTCGGTATAACTGGCCTGGAAACAGCATTTCCGCTTTTATATACCAACATGGTGGAAAAAGGGATCTTCACCTTATATGAACTGATTGAGTATTTGACGACCAAACCTGCGCTTGCCTTTGGCCTGCCATTCGGGAAATTGGAAGCAGGGGCACCGGCTGATATCGTTTTGCTTGATCTAAAGGAAGAAAAGGAAATCAAACCTGAAGAGTTTTTATCAAAAGGGAAGAACACACCTTTTGGCGGCTGGAAGTGCAAGGGTTGGCCTGTCGTCACGATTGCTGGAGGGAACATCGTTTGGGAGTCCGAACGTACGCCATCTTCAGTGAATTAA
- a CDS encoding dihydroorotate dehydrogenase electron transfer subunit — protein sequence MAKEQCKIIEQSEIADSIFKLTVEGDIALRAEPGQFVHIKTGGPAGPLLRRPISISSIHREERRFTMIYRAAGQGTSLLSEALQGTEVDILGPLGNGFPVSEAAPGSTALLVGGGIGVPPLYELSRQLTLRSVNVIHVLGFQTASVVFYEKEFSKLGTTYVATVDGTYGEKGFVTNIIQNEQLDFDALFACGPVPMLKALELGFPHKKAFLSLEERMGCGIGACFACVCQANEDASGRTYRKICSDGPVFRAGEVVL from the coding sequence ATCGCAAAAGAGCAGTGTAAAATCATAGAACAAAGTGAAATAGCCGACTCCATTTTTAAGCTAACTGTTGAAGGAGATATCGCACTAAGGGCCGAGCCGGGCCAATTTGTCCATATAAAAACCGGCGGGCCGGCCGGACCGCTTTTAAGGCGCCCGATCAGCATTTCTTCAATCCACAGGGAAGAGCGCAGGTTTACGATGATATATCGCGCTGCCGGCCAAGGAACCTCACTGCTCTCGGAGGCGCTGCAAGGGACCGAGGTGGATATCCTTGGCCCGCTTGGCAACGGATTTCCGGTTTCTGAGGCTGCTCCAGGCAGCACAGCGCTCCTGGTAGGTGGCGGTATTGGTGTTCCTCCTCTATATGAACTATCCCGCCAGCTAACCCTCCGCAGTGTTAATGTCATCCATGTCCTTGGATTTCAGACTGCATCCGTTGTATTCTATGAGAAGGAGTTTTCCAAATTAGGAACGACTTATGTCGCAACGGTGGACGGCACTTATGGAGAAAAAGGTTTTGTCACGAACATCATTCAGAATGAGCAGCTCGATTTCGATGCCCTTTTTGCGTGCGGCCCAGTCCCGATGCTGAAGGCACTGGAACTGGGATTTCCTCATAAAAAAGCGTTTCTGTCACTGGAAGAACGGATGGGATGCGGAATTGGCGCCTGCTTCGCTTGTGTTTGCCAGGCAAACGAAGATGCCAGCGGCCGCACATACAGGAAGATTTGCAGTGACGGTCCGGTGTTCCGGGCAGGGGAGGTAGTATTATGA